Within Streptomyces sp. NBC_00704, the genomic segment GTGGACCAGGCCCTCGATGCCCTCGTCGACGCGGACGAACGCACCGAACGGAACCAGCTTCGTGACCTTGCCGGGGACGACCTGGCCGATCTGGTGCGTACGGGCGAACTGCTGCCACGGGTCTTCCTGGGTCGCCTTCAGCGACAGGGAGACGCGCTCGCGGTCCATGTCGACGTCGAGGACCTCGACCGTGACCTCCTGGCCGACCTCGACGACCTCGGAGGGGTGGTCGATGTGCTTCCAGGACAGTTCGGAGACGTGGACCAGACCGTCGACGCCACCCAGGTCCACGAAGGCACCGAAGTTGACGATCGAGGAGACCACGCCGGAGCGGACCTGACCCTTCTGGAGGGTCGTGAGGAAGGTCTGGCGGACCTCGGACTGGGTCTGCTCCAGCCAGGCGCGGCGGGACAGGACCACGTTGTTGCGGTTCTTGTCCAGCTCGATGATCTTCGCCTCGAGCTCCTTGCCCACGTAGGGCTGGAGGTCGCGGACGCGGCGCATCTCGACGAGGGAGGCCGGAAGGAAGCCACGGAGGCCGATGTCGAGGATGAGACCACCCTTGACGACCTCGATGACGGTACCGGTGACGATGCCGTCTTCTTCCTTGATCTTCTCGATCGTGCCCCAGGCACGCTCGTACTGAGCGCGCTTCTTGGACAGGATGAGGCGGCCTTCCTTGTCCTCCTTCTGGAGGACGAGGGCCTCGATCTCATCGCCGACGGCGACGACCTCGTTGGGGTCGACGTCGTGCTTGATGGAGAGTTCGCGGCTCGGGATCACGCCTTCGGTCTTGTAACCGATGTCGAGCAGGACCTCGTCCCGGTCGACCTTCACGATGACGCCGTCGACGATGTCGCCGTCGTTGAAGTACTTGATCGTTTCGTCGATCGCGGCGAGGAAGGCTTCCTCGTTACCGATGTCGTTGACCGCAACCTGCGGGGTGGTGGCGGTGGTCTCGGTGCTGCTCGTCATGTGGGAAAGGGCTCCGGTTACGGACAGAAAGTCGTAGGTACTGCTACGCCGGGAGCCCGTATCGCTCTGAAGAAGCCGGACAGCCAAGGAAGCGTCCCACCAGAAAACTGGTGATGACGCCTCGAGAACCGAGGGGACTACAACAGATGCGAGCGCAGCCTGCTACGTCTGAGGTGCGCAGGCCCGCAGCGCAACTTGTAGCATACGGGGGCAGCCGGGCAGGGTCAATGCGCGAAGGCGCACACCCGGGGCGGATCACCGCATACCCGGCACACAACCTTTCTCCCGAGGCCGCGCAGGCACGGGGGAAGCCCCTTCGGTGACACCTGGGTGCCGCCGTCGGGCGGGTTGCACGGAAGAGTACGACGAGGGAGCCGATCATCCAAGAGCCCGCATCGTCCGAGACGGCCTTCGAGCCGGAAGCCACCCGACGTGACGCCGACGTCGCCGAGAGCACCCGGGCCAACCGGGGCTGGTGGGATCGCAACGCGGACGAATACCAGATCGAGCACGGCACTTTCCTGGGCGACGACCGCTTCGTGTGGGGTCCTGAGGGCCTGGACGAGGTGGAGGCGGAGCTGCTCGGCCCGCCGGAGGAGCTGAAGGGCCGGGCGGTGCTGGAGATCGGCGCCGGCGCGGCCCAGTGCTCGCGCTGGCTCGCCGCGCAGGGCGCGCTGCCGGTCGCCCTGGACATCTCCCACCGCCAGCTCCAGCACGCGTTGCGCATCGGCGGCCCGTTCGGGCTGGTGTGCGCCGACGCGGGCGCGCTGCCCTTCGCGGACGGCTCCTTCGACCTGGCGTGTTCGGCGTACGGGGCGCTGCCCTTCGTCGCGGATCCGGTGCTGGTGCTGAAGGAGGTGCGGCGGGTGCTGCGGCCGGGCGGCCGTTTCGTGTTCTCGGTGACGCATCCGATCCGGTGGGCGTTCCCGGACGAGCCGGGCCCGGAGGGGCTGACGGTGTCGTCGTCCTACTTCGACCGCACGCCGTACGTGGAGCAGGACGAGCAGGGCCGGGCGGTGTACGTGGAGCATCACCGCACGATCGGGGACCGGGTGCGCGACGTCGTGGCGGGCGGGTTCCGGCTGGTGGACCTGGTGGAGCCGCAGTGGCCGTCGTGGAACTCGTCGGAGTGGGGCGGCTGGTCGCCGTTGCGCGGCAACCTGATTCCGGGGACGGCCGTGTTCGTGTGCGAGCGGGACTGAGCGCGGGGCGGGCGGGAGCTGTGGGGCAGGCGGTGCGGCTGCCTGCGGTGGCGCACGCGCGTGGGGGGCGTGTTCGGCCGCGTATGACACTGGGGGCGTGATCCTCCGTGACGACGCCCTGGCCGCGCTGCCCGTGCGGGCGGCCCTGCCCGCTCTGAACGACGCCCTGGACGGGCACGGGGCGGCCGTGCTGGCCGCGCCGCCCGGCACGGGCAAGACGACGCTGGTGCCGCTCGCGCTGGCCGGGCTGCTGGGCGAGGGGCCGGCCCGGCGGGTGGTGGTGGCCGAGCCGCGGCGGATCGCGGCGCGGGCGGCGGCCCGGCGGATGGCGTGGCTGCTGGGTGAGCGGACCGGGGAGGCCGTCGGGTACACGGTGCGCGGGGAGCGGGCCGTGGGGCGGCACACGCGTGTGGAGGTCGTCACGACCGGTGTCCTGCTGCAGCGTCTTCAGCGTGATCAGGAGCTGACGGGCGTGGACGTGGTGGTGCTGGACGAGTGCCATGAGCGGCATCTGGACGCGGACACGTCGGCGGCGTTCCTGTGGGACGTGCGCGAGACGCTGCGGCCGGAGCTGCGGTTGGTGGCGGCCTCGGCGACGACGGACACCGCCGGGTGGGCGGGGCTGCTGGGCGGGGCTCCGGTGGTGGAGGCGCGGGGCGCCGTGTTCGACGTCGAGGTGGTGTGGGCGCCGCCCGCGCGTCCCGTGCGTCCGCCGCACGGGACGCGGGTGGATCCGGCGCTGTTGGCCCATGTGGCGTCGGTGGTGCGGCGGGCGCTGGCGGAGCGGTCGGGGGACGTGCTGTGTTTCCTGCCCGGTGTCGGGGAGATCGCGCGGGTGGCGGGGCTGCTCGGGGCACTGGACGGGGTGGATGTGCTGCAGGTGCACGGGCGGGCG encodes:
- the rpsA gene encoding 30S ribosomal protein S1 is translated as MTSSTETTATTPQVAVNDIGNEEAFLAAIDETIKYFNDGDIVDGVIVKVDRDEVLLDIGYKTEGVIPSRELSIKHDVDPNEVVAVGDEIEALVLQKEDKEGRLILSKKRAQYERAWGTIEKIKEEDGIVTGTVIEVVKGGLILDIGLRGFLPASLVEMRRVRDLQPYVGKELEAKIIELDKNRNNVVLSRRAWLEQTQSEVRQTFLTTLQKGQVRSGVVSSIVNFGAFVDLGGVDGLVHVSELSWKHIDHPSEVVEVGQEVTVEVLDVDMDRERVSLSLKATQEDPWQQFARTHQIGQVVPGKVTKLVPFGAFVRVDEGIEGLVHISELAERHVEIPEQVVQVNDEIFVKVIDIDLERRRISLSLKQANESFGSDPASVEFDPTLYGMAASYDDQGNYIYPEGFDPETNDWLEGYETQREAWEGQYAEAQQRFEQHQAQVIKSREADEAAAAEGGEAAGAAPAASGGGSYSSEGADTSGALASDEALAALREKLAGGQS
- a CDS encoding class I SAM-dependent methyltransferase, producing MIQEPASSETAFEPEATRRDADVAESTRANRGWWDRNADEYQIEHGTFLGDDRFVWGPEGLDEVEAELLGPPEELKGRAVLEIGAGAAQCSRWLAAQGALPVALDISHRQLQHALRIGGPFGLVCADAGALPFADGSFDLACSAYGALPFVADPVLVLKEVRRVLRPGGRFVFSVTHPIRWAFPDEPGPEGLTVSSSYFDRTPYVEQDEQGRAVYVEHHRTIGDRVRDVVAGGFRLVDLVEPQWPSWNSSEWGGWSPLRGNLIPGTAVFVCERD